Proteins encoded together in one Salvelinus fontinalis isolate EN_2023a chromosome 6, ASM2944872v1, whole genome shotgun sequence window:
- the LOC129858149 gene encoding complexin-1-like, with protein sequence MDFVMKQALGGATKDMGKMLGGEEAEKDPDAEKKEEERQEALRQQEEERKAKYAKMESERENVRQGIRDKYGIKKKEEKEAEAQAALDQAAEGSLTRPKKAVPPGCGDEEEEEESIMDTVMKFLPGPLMDMFNKK encoded by the exons GAGCTACCAAAGACATGGGGAAAATGCTGGGTGGGGAAGAGGCTGAGAAGGATCCTGATGCGGAGAAAAAGGAGGAGGAAAGACAAGAGGCACTTCggcaacaggaggaggagaggaaggcaaaATATGCAAAAATGGAATCGGAGAGAGAAAACGTCCGACAGGGCATCAGGGATAAG TACGGCAtcaagaagaaggaggagaaggaagccGAGGCCCAGGCTGCTTTGGATCAGGCAGCAGAAGGGAGTCTCACCCGCCCAAAGAAGGCTGTCCCACCCGGCTgcggagacgaggaggaggaggaggaaagtatCATGGACACGGTCATGAAATTCCTTCCCGGTCCACTTATGGATATGTTCAATAAAAAGTAA